A window of Vigna unguiculata cultivar IT97K-499-35 chromosome 4, ASM411807v1, whole genome shotgun sequence contains these coding sequences:
- the LOC114181619 gene encoding sucrose transport protein SUC8-like: MEEQPKRKPSPLRKIVAVSSIAAGIQFGWALQLSLLTPYVQTLGVPHAWASFIWLCGPISGLLVQPIVGYSSDHCKSPFGRRRPFILAGALAVAVAIILIGYAADIGHLAGDDITQKTRPRAVAIFVIGFWILDVANNMLQGPCRAFLGDLAAGDQQKTRIANALFSFFMAVGNVLGYAAGSYDNLHKIFPFTETEACNVFCANLKSCFFFSIILLLALCIIVLACVNDPQFTPPYEETNAEEAENSHFSCFCGELCIAFKGLKKPMWMLMLVTAVTWIAWFLYVLFDTDWMGREVYGGEVGEKAYNAGVHAGSLGLMLNSVVLAVASLGVEPLGRLVGGVKWLWAIVNVILAVCMAMTVPIAKIAQHQRALNPALIGNPSMDVKVGALAFFCVLGIPLAVTYSVPFALASIYSSNSGAGQGLSLGLLNVAIVVPQMIVSAISGPWDAWFGGGNLPAFVLGAVAAAISAILAVVVLPNPKKKDEARIPSLSMGSFH, translated from the exons ATGGAGGAGCAACCAAAAAGGAAACCTAGTCCCCTCCGAAAAATTGTGGCGGTGTCATCCATCGCCGCCGGTATCCAATTCGGATGGGCCCTACAACTCTCCCTTCTAACACCGTATGTACAAACCCTAGGTGTTCCTCACGCTTGGGCTTCCTTCATCTGGCTCTGTGGTCCTATCTCTGGCCTCCTAGTTCAACCCATTGTAGGATATAGTAGTGATCATTGTAAGTCTCCTTTCGGTCGTCGTCGTCCCTTTATCCTCGCCGGTGCACTTGCCGTTGCCGTCGCCATTATCCTTATTGGCTACGCCGCCGACATAGGACACTTAGCCGGCGATGACATCACCCAGAAAACCCGTCCACGCGCCGTCGCCATTTTCGTCATTGGCTTCTGGATCTTAGATGTTGCAAACAACATGCTCCAAGGTCCATGTCGCGCCTTCCTCGGAGACCTGGCTGCCGGTGATCAACAGAAGACGAGAATTGCAAACGCGCTCTTCTCTTTTTTCATGGCTGTCGGAAACGTCCTGGGCTATGCCGCAGGATCCTATGACAATCTCCACAAGATCTTCCCTTTCACAGAAACTGAGGCATGCAACGTCTTCTGCGCAAACTTAAAGAGTTGCTTTTTCTTCTCCATTATTCTTCTCCTTGCATTATGCATCATCGTTCTCGCTTGCGTGAATGATCCGCAGTTCACACCGCCATATGAGGAGACGAATGCTGAGGAGGCAGAGAACTCACACTTTTCATGCTTCTGCGGAGAGTTGTGCATTGCATTCAAGGGATTGAAAAAGCCAATGTGGATGCTGATGCTAGTGACAGCTGTTACCTGGATTGCGTGGTTCCTGTATGTGTTGTTCGACACTGACTGGATGGGTCGTGAGGTGTACGGCGGTGAAGTGGGAGAAAAGGCGTATAATGCTGGTGTGCATGCTGGTTCTTTGGGACTCATGTTGAATTCAGTGGTGTTGGCTGTGGCGTCCTTGGGTGTAGAACCTTTGGGTCGCTTGGTTGGGGGAGTGAAGTGGTTGTGGGCAATTGTTAATGTTATTCTCGCAGTGTGCATGGCAATGACTGTGCCCATTGCAAAAATCGCTCAGCATCAACGCGCCCTTAACCCTGCCCTCATTGGAAACCCTTCAATGGATGTGAAAGTTGGTGCCTTAGCCTTCTTCTGCGTCCTTGGTATTCCTTTGGCG GTTACGTATAGTGTTCCCTTTGCTCTAGCCTCTATCTATTCTAGCAACTCAGGAGCAGGACAag GATTATCTCTGGGTCTTCTCAATGTTGCAATTGTGGTTCCTCAG ATGATTGTATCTGCAATTAGTGGACCATGGGATGCTTGGTTTGGTGGTGGCAACTTGCCGGCGTTCGTGTTGGGTGCGGTGGCGGCCGCCATAAGTGCTATACTGGCAGTAGTTGTACTTCCAAACCCCAAGAAAAAAGATGAAGCCAGGATTCCTAGCCTCTCCATGGGAAGCTTCCATTAA